The Anaerolineales bacterium region GGGGATTGCCGGGGACCTGCGCAGCGAAGTCTTTGGCCTGATCGACCGTAAGGACAAGCTGAGTGCCGAAGCCTGGCAGGAGCGCGGCAAAGAGCTGGGCTTGGATGCGGCCCAGATGTTGGGCTTAGAGAAGCTGCTGGGGAATCTGGAGCTTTGGCAAAAGTCCGAATCAATGCAGCGTTTCTTCAAGGCTGTAGAAGCGCAGGGTGCGGCTGACTATGTGCGCTACGCGCCTCATATTATTCGCGGGTTGGACTATTACACCGGCACAGTCTTCGAAGCCTGGGATACCGCCGGCGAGTTCCGCGCCATCTTCGGCGGCGGACGCTATAACGATCTGGTGAATGCCGTAGGCGGTGACCCGGTGCCGGCGGTTGGCTTTGCTGTGGGCAATGTGGTCATCAGCCTGCTGTTGCAGGCGCTAGGCCACGCGCCGGATGTCAGCGGGCGGGCGCCGATTTATGTCACCGTGTTCGACGCGGATGGACTGGCAGCCTCCCTGACATTGGCGAGTGAGCTGCGTGCCGCCGGACTCAAGGTGACGAGCCACCTGCAGGCTGACAAGTTGCAAAAGCAGTTCAAGCAGGCTGACCGCAGCGGGGCGCGGGTGGTGCTGGTGCTTGGCCCAGACGAGCTTGCACAGAAAACTGTAAGCGTAAAAGACTTGCTGACTGGTGACCAGCGCAGTATGGCTCGTGCTGACCTGGCGGCTGAGCTGGGCAAGTTGCTGGCCTAGCCCGCAAACCAACAGTCTCCATGATAAAATAGCGTCTTCTTGGTGGATGTAGCTCAATCGGCAGAGCACCGCATTGTGGATGCGGTGGTTGCGGGTTCAACTCCCGTCATCCACCCTGGCGAAAACAAATCGGCCCCTAGGCCGATTTGTGATTTAAGCTAGGAAAGGCTGCGTGGCGCTAACAGCAGCGCCTGGCCTTGCTTGCCTACGTTCTCCAACGCGCCCATTTTGCGCATGCAGTAGCTGAGCCGCGTGCTTTGCCATATCGGAATGCCCATGGCTTGCGCCATCTGCTTGTGTGTAAATGGGCTTTGCAGCTCGCGTGGCAGCAGGCGCAGGTAGTCCTTCAAGTTGCGGAAGCGATGGCTGCCAGTGACCTCAAGTAAGCGGCGGTCTGCAATGCTCCAGTGCTTGCGCCGCCAGCTGCCAGCGCCATCATCCTGCCAGATCTCCTCCTGCTGCGTAAATACCGCCATGCAAGAGAAGTTAGGGTGCGCCGCCAAGTGGGGGATATACAGCAGCTCATCAAACAAATTTTCAATGCGCCCATGCTTGGGCGATTTACGGCGGCTGAGTTGTTTGCCGCGCTTGTTCTTGCGCACGATCCATTTGTCCTGAGCAATTGGGTGCACTAGCACTACTTTGTGATTCTCCAGCAGGCGGCCGAGCTTGGTCTTGAGCGCGCTAAAGTTGGCGGTCTGGATCTCGATGAGGAGGCTGCCACGCACAATGTCGATCTGGTAGCCGTCCACGCGCTGCTCAAATGCGTCGCCCGGCTTCGCCAACCAGCGTTTCAGCCCCGCGTGCAAGCTTTGCTCGGTCAGGGTGCCAATGTGCGTGCCGGGCTGCATCATTGGCGCTCGCCCTTCTCTTTCCTCAGGCCGCTGGCGGCCACCAGGCTGCCAGCCCCAAAGCGGTCCTGCAGGCTCTTGAGGGCAGTGTCCAGGCGCTCTTGTTTTTCAAACTCTTTCGGGTTCCAGTCCCATAGTTTGGGCTGAAAGCTGGGCGGAGTGAGATTGCTGGCACGCACACCCAGCAGCCTGACTTTGCGGCCTCTCCAGTGGGCGGCCCAAAGCTTGCGGGCGGCTTCTTCGATAAGCTTGGCATCCGAGGTTGGGTCAGGCAGGGTGAGTTGGCGGGTGATCTTGCTGAAGTCTGGCCAGCGGATTTTGATGGCGACTGTATTGCAGTGCAGGTTGAGCTTGCGCAGCTGCTTGCTGATGGAAACACATTGATGACTGAGAACCTGCAACAGCTCGGCTTCGTCATTGATATCGCGCGCAAAGGTCTCTTCATGGCTGACAGACTTGGTCTCGTGGCTTACATGCACCGGGCTTTCGTCAATGCCCTGAGCGCGAAAGTGCAGCGCTGAACCGGTTTGGCCAAGCAGGCGCACCATGTCCTGAAGCGGGTAGCGGGCAATATCGCCAACCGTGCGCATACCCAGCGCAGCCAGGCGTTCGGCAGTCTTTGGCCCGATGCCCCATAGAGCATCAGTTGGCAGCGGGTCGAGGAAAGCGGCTTCCTGCCCGTGGGGCACCACCTGAATGGCAAATGGGTAGTTGCCAGTTTTTACGCTGGCCTTGCCCACGTTGGTGGCAATTTTGGCTACTAACTTATTGCTGGCAACGCCTAGCGAGGCAGGCAAGTGCAGGTGATCGCGGATCTGGGTTTGCAATTGTTTGGCGTACACCAAGCCTGGCTCAGGCAAGTGGCTGATGTCGATAAAAGCTTCATCGATCGAGATGGGTTGCACCAAGTCTGAATAGCTGCCCAAGAGATCCATCACCTTGTGTGACATGTCTGTGTAATCTCGAAAGTGATGGCGGACGATCTTGAGCTCAGGGCACAGGCGCAGGGCGCGGGCCATGGGCATGGCGGAGTGAATGCCGAACTTACGAGCGGCGTACGAGCATGTGGCCACTACCCCGCGGCCCTCGGGGCTGCCGCCTACCGCGAACGCAATGCCGCGCAGGCTGGGATCGCGCAGTTCTTCCACTGCGCAGAAGAAGGCATCCAGATCTAGGTGGATGATAGTGCGCGGAGGCGAGTGTATCTCGGCGTGCATAAGACCGGATTGCGTATAGCCACACTCTGGATGGGCTCTAGATCACAGCCTGCTCTTTAAACTGCTCGATGGCAGCCACATCCATGCCTAGCTCGTGCTGCAGGATGTCGGCAGTGTGCTCGCCCAACGCTGGCGGTGGATAGCGAAGTTGCATGGGACTAGTGGGCACTTTGAGCGGCGAGGCCAGCATGTTGATCGCCTCGCCATTGCTTAGCTGGCCGTGCAGCACCATCTCACGGGCCAACACTTGCGGATCGGTGAAGACCTGGTCAACTGTGTTGATGGAGCCGGCAGGCACACCTGCCTGTTCGCACATCGCCAGCCACTCGGCCACTGGCCGAGTGGCGAAGAGCTCCTCGAGCACAGGGATGAGCACCTCGCGGTTCTCGACCCGCTTGGGATTGGTAGCGAAGCGCTCGTCTTGCGCCAATTCAGGGCGGCCAGCGGCCGCGCAGAACTTGGTCCATTGCCCGTCGTTGCCGCTGGCGAAGGCGAAGTAGCCATCGCTGGCTTTGAAGGACTGGTAGGGCACGATATTGGGGTGGCCGTTGCCATAGCGGCGCGGGGGTTTGCCCGAAATCAGATAGTTGCTGGCCACATAGGACAATGTGCCCACTTGGGCGTCGAACAGCGAAATATCGATTCGCTGCCCCGTTTTCTGGCGCTCGCGTGCGAAAAGCGCGGCAGTGATCGCATTGCACGCATAAATCCCCGAAAGCAGGTCGGCAATGGCCAGACCGACGCGGACAGGTTCGCCATCAGCCGGGCCGGTAATGCTCATCAGGCCGCCGCGCGCCTGGGCGATGAAGTCATAGCCGGGCTTGTGGCTATCAGGCCCGCTGTAGCCGTAGCCACTGATCGTGCAATAGATAATGTCTTTGCGCAGCGCTTGCAGCTCCGGATAGCCCAGGCCTAGGCGTTCCAGCGTGCCGGGCTTGAAATTCTCTACCAGAACATCGCTGGCGGCGATCAGCTGGCGCAGGATCTCGAGGCCTTTGGGGCTCTTCAGGTTCAGGGTCAGGCTGCGTTTATTGCGGTTGGCGGAGATGAAATAGGCGGAGATGCCGCCTTCGGTAAACGGCGGGCCCCATTGGCGGGTGTCATCGCCTTTGCCGGGCGCCTCAACTTTGATGACATCGGCGCCCATATCGCCCAGCAGCATGGTGCAGTAGGGGCCAGCCAACACCCGCGTCAGGTCAAGCACACGAATTCCGTCCAGCATCCCAGTCATTTTAGCGGTCATAGGCTGATTATAGTTCATATATTCTATTATCTTTCGGCGTAGCTTTTGATGTTTCTGTGGGTTGTAAACTTGCAGTATGTTGAACATCTTTCAACCGAAGGAGGTGCGTGGGGGCGTCTTGCATACTGTTTCTTCCTACAGTAGGTCCCGCTTTTATTCACTATTTTTGAGGAGAGTATATGGCTGCTAATCAGCGCATGGGCTATTTGCCCAATGAGACCCCGCCCATGGGTCAGCTTATTCTTTTGGGCTTCCAGCACGTCATCACCATGTTCCCGGCCACCGTTTTGGTGGCTGCTTTGTGTGGCTTCCATGTCAACACCGTGCTGTTCGCTTCCGGTGTATCCACCATCGTGGCCCTGATCCTGTCCAAGATGGGCATCGGCAAGTTCATCCCGCTGTTCTATGGCTCGAGCTTCAGCTACATCGCCGCTTACGTAGCGGTGGTGACCGCCATGACCGGCGCTGCGCCGGCCTTTGGTGTGCCCGCTCCGGATGAGGTGATCAGCACCATGCAGGCCGGCATCATCGTCACCGGTTTGCTCAACATCGTGCTTGGTTTCATCATCCGCGCAGTTGGCAAGAGCGCGCTCGACAAGGTGCTGCCTCCAGTGGTGACTGGCTCCGTGGCCGCCATCATCGGTTTCGGTCTGGCCTTCGCCGCTCTGGGCATGGCTGCTGCCAACTGGGGCGTTTCCCTGGCTACGTTGTTGGTGACCATTCTGTTCTCGGTCTACTTGCAGAACCGTGGCTTCCTGGGCATGCTGCCTGTGCTTCTCGGAGCGGTGGCTGGTATCGCTCTCTCTGGCGTGCTAGCTCCGGGCTCGGTGAACTTTGCCGGCGTGGCCTCGGCCCCTCTGTTCCAGCTGCCGCACTTCACCTTCCCCGCCTTCGGCGGCGCGTTCGTGGCGACGGCGGTGTTCAGCATTGCCATCATGGCGATTGCAACCATCCCCGAATCCACTGCGCACCTGTACCAGATCAGCCTCTACGTTGACCGCTTCGCTGAGGAGCGCAAGGCCAAGAAGTATGAACTGGACAAGCACATTGGCTTCAACCTGATCCTGGATGGTGTGGGTGACGCGGTGAATGGCCTGTTGGGCGCCACCGCTGGCACCAACTACGGCGAGAACAACTCGCTGATGGCCATCACGCGCAACTACTCCGGCCCGGCTCTGATCGCCGCTGGCGCGCTGTCCATCCTGCTGGCCTTCGTTGGCAAGCTGGCCGCGCTGGTGAGCGCTGTGCCCCTGGCTGTGAGCGGTGGCTTGGCCATCTACCTGTTCGGTGTGATCGGCATGCAGGGTATCGCCCTGATGCAGGAGCACAAGGTGAGCATGTTCGACCCGCGCAACCTGGCCGTTGGCGCCATCATCATGGTGGTGGGCATCGGCGGCAACATTGGTTACGATGGTGGCTTCCTGCCCATCCCGTTCCTGCAGGGCATCTTCCCCAGCGGCCTGCCGGCGATCGCCACTGCGGCCGTGTTGGGTATTTTGCTCAACGCCATCTTCCTGATCTTTTCCCCTGGTGGGGAAAGCCGTGCTACGGCTAGCAAGAAGAAGGCCGTCAAGAAGGCTGCTCGCTCCAAGAGCCGCCGCTAGTAGTTTGGTTTCACTGAATCAAAAAAAGAGCAGCGCATTGCGCTGCTCTTTTATTTCAACTCACGCTGCAGAAAGCTGGCAAACCGAGTGGGC contains the following coding sequences:
- the hisS gene encoding histidine--tRNA ligase; this translates as MANIIQAVRGTQDYYPEDMAVRSWLYAKMRQVSESFGYQEYDGPFLERFELYAAKSGAELVEKQSYVFEDRGGERITLRPELTPTLARMVATRQRQLTYPLRWWSFGPFWRYEKPQKGRTREFFQWNIDMVGEDSPEADAELATIAATFLKAIGLNANETQILVNNRQLMQAELEALGIAGDLRSEVFGLIDRKDKLSAEAWQERGKELGLDAAQMLGLEKLLGNLELWQKSESMQRFFKAVEAQGAADYVRYAPHIIRGLDYYTGTVFEAWDTAGEFRAIFGGGRYNDLVNAVGGDPVPAVGFAVGNVVISLLLQALGHAPDVSGRAPIYVTVFDADGLAASLTLASELRAAGLKVTSHLQADKLQKQFKQADRSGARVVLVLGPDELAQKTVSVKDLLTGDQRSMARADLAAELGKLLA
- the dinB gene encoding DNA polymerase IV is translated as MHAEIHSPPRTIIHLDLDAFFCAVEELRDPSLRGIAFAVGGSPEGRGVVATCSYAARKFGIHSAMPMARALRLCPELKIVRHHFRDYTDMSHKVMDLLGSYSDLVQPISIDEAFIDISHLPEPGLVYAKQLQTQIRDHLHLPASLGVASNKLVAKIATNVGKASVKTGNYPFAIQVVPHGQEAAFLDPLPTDALWGIGPKTAERLAALGMRTVGDIARYPLQDMVRLLGQTGSALHFRAQGIDESPVHVSHETKSVSHEETFARDINDEAELLQVLSHQCVSISKQLRKLNLHCNTVAIKIRWPDFSKITRQLTLPDPTSDAKLIEEAARKLWAAHWRGRKVRLLGVRASNLTPPSFQPKLWDWNPKEFEKQERLDTALKSLQDRFGAGSLVAASGLRKEKGERQ
- a CDS encoding CoA transferase yields the protein MTAKMTGMLDGIRVLDLTRVLAGPYCTMLLGDMGADVIKVEAPGKGDDTRQWGPPFTEGGISAYFISANRNKRSLTLNLKSPKGLEILRQLIAASDVLVENFKPGTLERLGLGYPELQALRKDIIYCTISGYGYSGPDSHKPGYDFIAQARGGLMSITGPADGEPVRVGLAIADLLSGIYACNAITAALFARERQKTGQRIDISLFDAQVGTLSYVASNYLISGKPPRRYGNGHPNIVPYQSFKASDGYFAFASGNDGQWTKFCAAAGRPELAQDERFATNPKRVENREVLIPVLEELFATRPVAEWLAMCEQAGVPAGSINTVDQVFTDPQVLAREMVLHGQLSNGEAINMLASPLKVPTSPMQLRYPPPALGEHTADILQHELGMDVAAIEQFKEQAVI
- a CDS encoding xanthine permease, giving the protein MAANQRMGYLPNETPPMGQLILLGFQHVITMFPATVLVAALCGFHVNTVLFASGVSTIVALILSKMGIGKFIPLFYGSSFSYIAAYVAVVTAMTGAAPAFGVPAPDEVISTMQAGIIVTGLLNIVLGFIIRAVGKSALDKVLPPVVTGSVAAIIGFGLAFAALGMAAANWGVSLATLLVTILFSVYLQNRGFLGMLPVLLGAVAGIALSGVLAPGSVNFAGVASAPLFQLPHFTFPAFGGAFVATAVFSIAIMAIATIPESTAHLYQISLYVDRFAEERKAKKYELDKHIGFNLILDGVGDAVNGLLGATAGTNYGENNSLMAITRNYSGPALIAAGALSILLAFVGKLAALVSAVPLAVSGGLAIYLFGVIGMQGIALMQEHKVSMFDPRNLAVGAIIMVVGIGGNIGYDGGFLPIPFLQGIFPSGLPAIATAAVLGILLNAIFLIFSPGGESRATASKKKAVKKAARSKSRR